The following proteins come from a genomic window of Malus domestica chromosome 02, GDT2T_hap1:
- the LOC103410385 gene encoding inactive poly [ADP-ribose] polymerase RCD1-like isoform X1 — METKIAKVLDSGPSAKLDSKRKRATRYAAYFPGATHGVSQRPSLNKLAKRRKLYGSKSKLMSHGSRRSLLASYSNFSRSGVPQRLMFYQSGEWTDFPQDLVDLVMKDLQVKKETVNIKSHGEHYLLDFLHMFRLDLKTGLQQPIAWIDEAGSCFFPEIYDEDDDEPNWYCSPEGGKDLEPWAEEHCGSREIRLHLEIEINGMGHSGLNECSGESNGFVKKIQVDQIPASHRDGREVENSCNRKHGLIVDEYSEDNEAMTKNLARATEIEGENLDRDTVRKIFLKGMSSFDSVEVLDIYQCSSTLMQARLELFQKQVEITKTFRGDANIRYAWLASSKGELSTIMMYGLGHSGLATNKSIYGTGVHLTKASFSNTCASSCDVDENGIRHMLFCRVIMGNMELLHPGSTQFHPSSKDFDSGVDGLQDPKHYIVWNMNMNTHIYPEFVVSFKITSNTEGRLIGTENKLGASGVATSCQGPQGSSAVDTGSETQPRSDSGKSHGNNIQMVSKPGGFQGESTTTGSAPQRAPKSPWMPFPMLFSAIENKVPPEVMKHVNVHYDLFRVKKITRDEFVKKLRLVVGDTLLRSTITELQCKMPYKSNE; from the exons ATGGAAACAAAGATCGCAAAGGTATTGGATAGTGGTCCAAGTGCTAAGCTCGATTCAAAGAGAAAGCGGGCAACTCGGTATGCTGCATATTTTCCTGGAGCTACCCACGGAGTATCGCAGAGGCCGAGCTTGAATAAGCTTGCCAAGCGAAGGAAATTATATGGAAGCAAAAGCAAGCTTATGAGCCATGGATCTCGACGATCCTTACTGGCATCTTATTCAAATTTTTCAAGAAGCGGTGTGCCACAGCGCCTAATGTTTTATCAGAGTGGTGAATGGACTGATTTTCCTCAAGATCTTGTAGACTTGGTTATGAAAGATCTACAggtcaagaaggaaactgtgaACATCAAATCACATGGTGAACATTATTTGCTAGATTTTTTGCATATGTTCCGATTGGACTTGAAAACTGGTCTACAGCAACCTATTGCTTGGATTGATGAAGCTGGTAGTTGTTTCTTTCCAGAAATTTACGATGAGGACGACGATGAACCAAATTGGTACTGCTCACCTGAAGGTGGCAAAGATTTGGAACCCTGGGCTGAAGAGCATTGCGGGTCACGTGAAATAAGACTGCACCTGGAAATTGAAATAAATGGTATGGGTCATTCTGGGTTGAATGAATGTAGTGGGGAGTCAAATGGCTTTGTAAAGAAAATTCAGGTTGATCAAATACCTGCCAGCCATCGTGATGGTAGGGAAGTTGAGAATAGTTGCAACAGGAAACATGGTCTAATCGTTGATGAGTATTCTGAAGACAATGAAGCAATGACAAAGAATTTAGCTAGAGCAACTGAGATTGAAGGGGAGAATTTGGATCGGGATACTGTCCGTAAAATATTCCTTAAAGGAATGAGCAGCTTTGATAGTGTAGAAGTACTTGATATATACCAGTGCTCAAGTACTCTGATGCAAGCTCGTTTGGAACTTTTTCAGAAGCAGGTAGAAATTACGAAAACGTTTCGCGGTGATGCAAATATACGATATGCTTGGCTTGCTTCTTCTAAAGGAGAGCTTTCAACTATAATGATGTATGGGCTTGGTCATTCTGGACTAGCCACGAACAAGTCCATATATGGCACTGGTGTTCATCTCACAAAAGCAAGCTTCTCTAACACCTG TGCAAGTTCTTGTGATGTTGACGAAAATGGGATACGACACATGTTATTCTGTCGTGTCATAATGGGAAATATGGAGTTACTTCACCCTGGAAGTACACAATTCCATCCCAGTAGCAAAGACTTTGATAGTGGAGTGGATGGTCTTCAGGATCCAAAACATTATATTGTCTGGAATATGAACATGAATACACACATATATCCAGAATTTGTTGTTAGTTTCAAGATCACATCCAATACTGAAG GGCGTCTGATTGGAACTGAGAATAAACTTGGTGCATCCGGGGTCGCGACATCCTGCCAAGGACCACAGGGCTCGTCTGCAGTTGATACA GGGAGCGAGACTCAGCCACGTTCTGATTCTGGGAAATCTCATGGAAACAATATTCAAATGGTTTCAAAGCCTGGGGGATTTCAGGGGGAAAGCACTACTACTGGTTCTGCTCCTCAAAGAGCCCCTAAATCGCCTTGGATGCCTTTCCCCATGTTATTTTCTGCTATTGAAAATAAAGTTCCTCCTG
- the LOC103410385 gene encoding inactive poly [ADP-ribose] polymerase RCD1-like isoform X2 translates to METKIAKVLDSGPSAKLDSKRKRATRYAAYFPGATHGVSQRPSLNKLAKRRKLYGSKSKLMSHGSRRSLLASYSNFSRSGVPQRLMFYQSGEWTDFPQDLVDLVMKDLQVKKETVNIKSHGEHYLLDFLHMFRLDLKTGLQQPIAWIDEAGSCFFPEIYDEDDDEPNWYCSPEGGKDLEPWAEEHCGSREIRLHLEIEINGMGHSGLNECSGESNGFVKKIQVDQIPASHRDGREVENSCNRKHGLIVDEYSEDNEAMTKNLARATEIEGENLDRDTVRKIFLKGMSSFDSVEVLDIYQCSSTLMQARLELFQKQVEITKTFRGDANIRYAWLASSKGELSTIMMYGLGHSGLATNKSIYGTGVHLTKASFSNTCASSCDVDENGIRHMLFCRVIMGNMELLHPGSTQFHPSSKDFDSGVDGLQDPKHYIVWNMNMNTHIYPEFVVSFKITSNTEGRLIGTENKLGASGVATSCQGPQGSSAVDTGSETQPRSDSGKSHGNNIQMVSKPGGFQGESTTTGSAPQRAPKSPWMPFPMLFSAIENKVPPEVMKHVNVHYDLFRVKKITRDEFVKKLRLVVGDTLLRSTITELQYAL, encoded by the exons ATGGAAACAAAGATCGCAAAGGTATTGGATAGTGGTCCAAGTGCTAAGCTCGATTCAAAGAGAAAGCGGGCAACTCGGTATGCTGCATATTTTCCTGGAGCTACCCACGGAGTATCGCAGAGGCCGAGCTTGAATAAGCTTGCCAAGCGAAGGAAATTATATGGAAGCAAAAGCAAGCTTATGAGCCATGGATCTCGACGATCCTTACTGGCATCTTATTCAAATTTTTCAAGAAGCGGTGTGCCACAGCGCCTAATGTTTTATCAGAGTGGTGAATGGACTGATTTTCCTCAAGATCTTGTAGACTTGGTTATGAAAGATCTACAggtcaagaaggaaactgtgaACATCAAATCACATGGTGAACATTATTTGCTAGATTTTTTGCATATGTTCCGATTGGACTTGAAAACTGGTCTACAGCAACCTATTGCTTGGATTGATGAAGCTGGTAGTTGTTTCTTTCCAGAAATTTACGATGAGGACGACGATGAACCAAATTGGTACTGCTCACCTGAAGGTGGCAAAGATTTGGAACCCTGGGCTGAAGAGCATTGCGGGTCACGTGAAATAAGACTGCACCTGGAAATTGAAATAAATGGTATGGGTCATTCTGGGTTGAATGAATGTAGTGGGGAGTCAAATGGCTTTGTAAAGAAAATTCAGGTTGATCAAATACCTGCCAGCCATCGTGATGGTAGGGAAGTTGAGAATAGTTGCAACAGGAAACATGGTCTAATCGTTGATGAGTATTCTGAAGACAATGAAGCAATGACAAAGAATTTAGCTAGAGCAACTGAGATTGAAGGGGAGAATTTGGATCGGGATACTGTCCGTAAAATATTCCTTAAAGGAATGAGCAGCTTTGATAGTGTAGAAGTACTTGATATATACCAGTGCTCAAGTACTCTGATGCAAGCTCGTTTGGAACTTTTTCAGAAGCAGGTAGAAATTACGAAAACGTTTCGCGGTGATGCAAATATACGATATGCTTGGCTTGCTTCTTCTAAAGGAGAGCTTTCAACTATAATGATGTATGGGCTTGGTCATTCTGGACTAGCCACGAACAAGTCCATATATGGCACTGGTGTTCATCTCACAAAAGCAAGCTTCTCTAACACCTG TGCAAGTTCTTGTGATGTTGACGAAAATGGGATACGACACATGTTATTCTGTCGTGTCATAATGGGAAATATGGAGTTACTTCACCCTGGAAGTACACAATTCCATCCCAGTAGCAAAGACTTTGATAGTGGAGTGGATGGTCTTCAGGATCCAAAACATTATATTGTCTGGAATATGAACATGAATACACACATATATCCAGAATTTGTTGTTAGTTTCAAGATCACATCCAATACTGAAG GGCGTCTGATTGGAACTGAGAATAAACTTGGTGCATCCGGGGTCGCGACATCCTGCCAAGGACCACAGGGCTCGTCTGCAGTTGATACA GGGAGCGAGACTCAGCCACGTTCTGATTCTGGGAAATCTCATGGAAACAATATTCAAATGGTTTCAAAGCCTGGGGGATTTCAGGGGGAAAGCACTACTACTGGTTCTGCTCCTCAAAGAGCCCCTAAATCGCCTTGGATGCCTTTCCCCATGTTATTTTCTGCTATTGAAAATAAAGTTCCTCCTG
- the LOC103410385 gene encoding inactive poly [ADP-ribose] polymerase RCD1-like isoform X4 — protein sequence METKIAKVLDSGPSAKLDSKRKRATRYAAYFPGATHGVSQRPSLNKLAKRRKLYGSKSKLMSHGSRRSLLASYSNFSRSGVPQRLMFYQSGEWTDFPQDLVDLVMKDLQVKKETVNIKSHGEHYLLDFLHMFRLDLKTGLQQPIAWIDEAGSCFFPEIYDEDDDEPNWYCSPEGGKDLEPWAEEHCGSREIRLHLEIEINGMGHSGLNECSGESNGFVKKIQVDQIPASHRDGREVENSCNRKHGLIVDEYSEDNEAMTKNLARATEIEGENLDRDTVRKIFLKGMSSFDSVEVLDIYQCSSTLMQARLELFQKQVEITKTFRGDANIRYAWLASSKGELSTIMMYGLGHSGLATNKSIYGTGVHLTKASFSNTCASSCDVDENGIRHMLFCRVIMGNMELLHPGSTQFHPSSKDFDSGVDGLQDPKHYIVWNMNMNTHIYPEFVVSFKITSNTEGRLIGTENKLGASGVATSCQGPQGSSAVDTVKKITRDEFVKKLRLVVGDTLLRSTITELQYAL from the exons ATGGAAACAAAGATCGCAAAGGTATTGGATAGTGGTCCAAGTGCTAAGCTCGATTCAAAGAGAAAGCGGGCAACTCGGTATGCTGCATATTTTCCTGGAGCTACCCACGGAGTATCGCAGAGGCCGAGCTTGAATAAGCTTGCCAAGCGAAGGAAATTATATGGAAGCAAAAGCAAGCTTATGAGCCATGGATCTCGACGATCCTTACTGGCATCTTATTCAAATTTTTCAAGAAGCGGTGTGCCACAGCGCCTAATGTTTTATCAGAGTGGTGAATGGACTGATTTTCCTCAAGATCTTGTAGACTTGGTTATGAAAGATCTACAggtcaagaaggaaactgtgaACATCAAATCACATGGTGAACATTATTTGCTAGATTTTTTGCATATGTTCCGATTGGACTTGAAAACTGGTCTACAGCAACCTATTGCTTGGATTGATGAAGCTGGTAGTTGTTTCTTTCCAGAAATTTACGATGAGGACGACGATGAACCAAATTGGTACTGCTCACCTGAAGGTGGCAAAGATTTGGAACCCTGGGCTGAAGAGCATTGCGGGTCACGTGAAATAAGACTGCACCTGGAAATTGAAATAAATGGTATGGGTCATTCTGGGTTGAATGAATGTAGTGGGGAGTCAAATGGCTTTGTAAAGAAAATTCAGGTTGATCAAATACCTGCCAGCCATCGTGATGGTAGGGAAGTTGAGAATAGTTGCAACAGGAAACATGGTCTAATCGTTGATGAGTATTCTGAAGACAATGAAGCAATGACAAAGAATTTAGCTAGAGCAACTGAGATTGAAGGGGAGAATTTGGATCGGGATACTGTCCGTAAAATATTCCTTAAAGGAATGAGCAGCTTTGATAGTGTAGAAGTACTTGATATATACCAGTGCTCAAGTACTCTGATGCAAGCTCGTTTGGAACTTTTTCAGAAGCAGGTAGAAATTACGAAAACGTTTCGCGGTGATGCAAATATACGATATGCTTGGCTTGCTTCTTCTAAAGGAGAGCTTTCAACTATAATGATGTATGGGCTTGGTCATTCTGGACTAGCCACGAACAAGTCCATATATGGCACTGGTGTTCATCTCACAAAAGCAAGCTTCTCTAACACCTG TGCAAGTTCTTGTGATGTTGACGAAAATGGGATACGACACATGTTATTCTGTCGTGTCATAATGGGAAATATGGAGTTACTTCACCCTGGAAGTACACAATTCCATCCCAGTAGCAAAGACTTTGATAGTGGAGTGGATGGTCTTCAGGATCCAAAACATTATATTGTCTGGAATATGAACATGAATACACACATATATCCAGAATTTGTTGTTAGTTTCAAGATCACATCCAATACTGAAG GGCGTCTGATTGGAACTGAGAATAAACTTGGTGCATCCGGGGTCGCGACATCCTGCCAAGGACCACAGGGCTCGTCTGCAGTTGATACA
- the LOC103410385 gene encoding inactive poly [ADP-ribose] polymerase RCD1-like isoform X3 — protein sequence METKIAKVLDSGPSAKLDSKRKRATRYAAYFPGATHGVSQRPSLNKLAKRRKLYGSKSKLMSHGSRRSLLASYSNFSRSGVPQRLMFYQSGEWTDFPQDLVDLVMKDLQVKKETVNIKSHGEHYLLDFLHMFRLDLKTGLQQPIAWIDEAGSCFFPEIYDEDDDEPNWYCSPEGGKDLEPWAEEHCGSREIRLHLEIEINGMGHSGLNECSGESNGFVKKIQVDQIPASHRDGREVENSCNRKHGLIVDEYSEDNEAMTKNLARATEIEGENLDRDTVRKIFLKGMSSFDSVEVLDIYQCSSTLMQARLELFQKQVEITKTFRGDANIRYAWLASSKGELSTIMMYGLGHSGLATNKSIYGTGVHLTKASFSNTCASSCDVDENGIRHMLFCRVIMGNMELLHPGSTQFHPSSKDFDSGVDGLQDPKHYIVWNMNMNTHIYPEFVVSFKITSNTEGRLIGTENKLGASGVATSCQGPQGSSAVDTVKKITRDEFVKKLRLVVGDTLLRSTITELQCKMPYKSNE from the exons ATGGAAACAAAGATCGCAAAGGTATTGGATAGTGGTCCAAGTGCTAAGCTCGATTCAAAGAGAAAGCGGGCAACTCGGTATGCTGCATATTTTCCTGGAGCTACCCACGGAGTATCGCAGAGGCCGAGCTTGAATAAGCTTGCCAAGCGAAGGAAATTATATGGAAGCAAAAGCAAGCTTATGAGCCATGGATCTCGACGATCCTTACTGGCATCTTATTCAAATTTTTCAAGAAGCGGTGTGCCACAGCGCCTAATGTTTTATCAGAGTGGTGAATGGACTGATTTTCCTCAAGATCTTGTAGACTTGGTTATGAAAGATCTACAggtcaagaaggaaactgtgaACATCAAATCACATGGTGAACATTATTTGCTAGATTTTTTGCATATGTTCCGATTGGACTTGAAAACTGGTCTACAGCAACCTATTGCTTGGATTGATGAAGCTGGTAGTTGTTTCTTTCCAGAAATTTACGATGAGGACGACGATGAACCAAATTGGTACTGCTCACCTGAAGGTGGCAAAGATTTGGAACCCTGGGCTGAAGAGCATTGCGGGTCACGTGAAATAAGACTGCACCTGGAAATTGAAATAAATGGTATGGGTCATTCTGGGTTGAATGAATGTAGTGGGGAGTCAAATGGCTTTGTAAAGAAAATTCAGGTTGATCAAATACCTGCCAGCCATCGTGATGGTAGGGAAGTTGAGAATAGTTGCAACAGGAAACATGGTCTAATCGTTGATGAGTATTCTGAAGACAATGAAGCAATGACAAAGAATTTAGCTAGAGCAACTGAGATTGAAGGGGAGAATTTGGATCGGGATACTGTCCGTAAAATATTCCTTAAAGGAATGAGCAGCTTTGATAGTGTAGAAGTACTTGATATATACCAGTGCTCAAGTACTCTGATGCAAGCTCGTTTGGAACTTTTTCAGAAGCAGGTAGAAATTACGAAAACGTTTCGCGGTGATGCAAATATACGATATGCTTGGCTTGCTTCTTCTAAAGGAGAGCTTTCAACTATAATGATGTATGGGCTTGGTCATTCTGGACTAGCCACGAACAAGTCCATATATGGCACTGGTGTTCATCTCACAAAAGCAAGCTTCTCTAACACCTG TGCAAGTTCTTGTGATGTTGACGAAAATGGGATACGACACATGTTATTCTGTCGTGTCATAATGGGAAATATGGAGTTACTTCACCCTGGAAGTACACAATTCCATCCCAGTAGCAAAGACTTTGATAGTGGAGTGGATGGTCTTCAGGATCCAAAACATTATATTGTCTGGAATATGAACATGAATACACACATATATCCAGAATTTGTTGTTAGTTTCAAGATCACATCCAATACTGAAG GGCGTCTGATTGGAACTGAGAATAAACTTGGTGCATCCGGGGTCGCGACATCCTGCCAAGGACCACAGGGCTCGTCTGCAGTTGATACA